The proteins below come from a single Miscanthus floridulus cultivar M001 chromosome 1, ASM1932011v1, whole genome shotgun sequence genomic window:
- the LOC136506746 gene encoding protein PAM68, chloroplastic-like, translating into MELLPLSPPRAHAGLLTCSSTPVVLGLRSHSAAAAPSRPARPLLARRNRNSRSDEETAAEPKVITLGRPGKSRRRRNRKQQQQQTPPKEEGDEEEEDEDDDDERDATIPEVVTNRMMRRVGASVGLPLALGVGFFPVFYYLKAVAKVDVPTWIPFGVSFVFFGAALAGVSYGIVSASWDPVREGSLLGWNEARRNWPVFWDSLRGRSSPPRRGS; encoded by the coding sequence ATGGAGCTGCTGCCGCTCTCCCCtccgcgcgcccacgccggcctCCTCACCTGCAGCTCCACTCCCGTCGTCCTCGGGCTCCGCTcccactccgccgccgccgctccaagCCGGCCCGCGCGGCCGCTGCTCGCCCGCAGGAACCGGAACAGCCGGAGCGACGAGGAGACCGCGGCGGAGCCCAAGGTTATCACGCTCGGGCGGCCGGGGAAGAGCCGGCGGCGCCGCAAcaggaagcagcagcagcagcagacgccgccgaaggaagaaggagacgaggaggaggaggatgaggacgacgacgacgagcgcgACGCGACGATCCCGGAGGTGGTGACGAACCGGATGATGCGGCGTGTGGGGGCGTCGGTGGGCCTGCCGCTGGCGCTGGGCGTGGGGTTCTTCCCGGTGTTCTACTACCTGAAGGCGGTGGCGAAGGTGGACGTGCCGACGTGGATCCCCTTCGGCGTGTCGTTCGTCTTCTTCGGCGCGGCGCTGGCCGGGGTGAGCTACGGCATCGTGTCCGCGAGCTGGGACCCCGTCCGGGAGGGCTCCCTGCTCGGCTGGAACGAGGCGCGCCGGAACTGGCCCGTCTTCTGGGACTCGCTCCGGGGACGCTCCTCCCCGCCTCGCCGGGGCTCCTAG